The nucleotide window TCGAACTATCCCCATGATATCCATCTAGAATCGGGGTCACATCAACATTAATAATATCTCCCTCTTGAAGAATATGCCCCTCATTGGGAATTCCATGACAAATTACGTGATTGACACTGGTACAAATTGACTTAGGAAATCCATGATACCCTAAAGGGGCGCTTTTCGCTCCATGCGCTTGAGTCCAGCGTTCCGCTTCATCGTTAATTTCTAGGGTACTTATTCCTGGTTGAATCATCGGCGCTAAATGATCTAATAATTGAGCCGCCAAACGTCCGGCTTGACGCATTTTTTCTATTTCCCGTTTTGATAAGAGGGTAATTGTTTCGTTTCCCATTCCAAATTAAAAACAAATAAGATTGCAATTTTTAAGCTAGAAATAGCAGTCCTAGATAGGATTTGCCCGACTGTTTCACTAAACAATAATTATTCGTGAATTAAACCCTCACTAAATGGGGGTTCATAATTTATTGTAGCTTGTACGCTCTTAGAAGTTTCTCAAAAAAGTATCTTAACGGCTTTATCGGTGGCGCGACTGACAGCCCCTATCGAGAATTCTGGCGACATTGGGTTAAACTGTACTTGTGGGGGTCTAAAATGAAGATATACTTTCCTAAATTAAAACCTTAATAGCCTCCATCTTCCAAAGCTAAAATTAATATGCCACAAAACTATTGGACTGATAACGATCCCGATCAAGATTTCGACCCTATTAGCTCTTTACTGTCGGAATGGACAGATCCCGAAGACGAAGAAGAAGAATTTAGAAGTGACTTTTTCCAAGGATTATCAGGACGTAGGCGCAAAGCGGCCTTAATGTTAATGATGATTTGGGGAGTAACCATCGGACTCCATTTAGTCACTTGGGGAACTTGGGTTGTGATGGCAATTACGGGGATGATTGTGATTCATGCCCTGCGTCTAATTACGGCTACCCCTGAACCGACACCAGAACCTTTATCAGATGAAGCGCTTAAAGATGCCCCTTTTATCTCTTTATTAGTAGCCGCTAAAAATGAAGAAGCGGTCATTAGTAATTTAGTCAATTTATTATGTAATCTGAATTATCCAACCAATAAATATGAAGTCTGGATTATTGATGACTACAGCACCGATAAAACCCCACAAATTTTAGACAATTTAGCTAAACAATACTCTCAATTAAATGTGGTTCATCGTCCAGCTAATGCAGGAGGTGGGAAGTCAGGAGCGCTTAATGAAGTCTTGCCTCTGACTCAAGGCGAAATTATCGGGGTTTTTGATGCAGATGCCCGGATTTCTCCAGATTTACTCCGGTCTGTTGTTCCTTTATTTGAAAACCCAGAAATGGGAGCAGTACAAGTTCGTAAAGCGATCGCTAATGCCTCTGAAAACTTTTGGACTAAGGGACAAATGGCAGAAATGGCCTTAGATAGTTATTTCCAACAAAAACGCATCGCTATCGGTGGAATCGGAGAATTGAGAGGCAATGGTCAATTTGTCCGACGAACTGCTTTAGAAAGATGTGGTAAATGGAATGAGCAAACCATTACCGATGACCTGGATTTAACCATCCGCTTACACTTAGATAATTGGAAAATTGGCTTTTTAGTCGATCCCGATGTAGAAGAAGAAGGGGTCACGAATGCGATCGCTTTGTGGCATCAACGCAACCGATGGGCAGAGGGAGGTTATCAACGTTATCTCGACTATTGGCGCTTAATTTTGAGTCCTCGCATGGGATTGAAGAAAAAAGTCGATATGATCACTTTTATTATGATTCAGTATCTTCTTCCTTCAGCAGCTATCCCCGATTTTGTGATGATGCTCACCCGCGATCGCTTGCCGATATTTAGCCCTGCATCAAGTATTGTGATTTCACTGTCTTGTTGGGGGATGTATAGCGGATTAAAACGCATCCGTAAAGGGGAAGCTTTAAGTTTTACGGATTTATTAGCCGTTGGATGGCAAACTTTGAGAGGGACGTTGTATATGATGCACTGGTTTATTATTATTCCCAGTGTGACAGCCCGGATGTCTATTCGTCCTAAGCGGTTAAAATGGGTGAAAACCGTTCATCAAGGCACGGGAGAAGAAAGTTTTGAGTTTTAATTATTTCATTAAAGGTAAAATTAAATCATAAAACCAGGGGATAAATTAGCAATAAATTGATTATCCCCTATTTTTTTGTCTAAAGTTTACTTCTATTAGATTTAATACTAATTTTTTAAATTTTAATTCAGAATACAGTGCCATACCATATACACAGCTATTCTAAGCTAGATTTGAGGGGCTTTTGGATTAATACCATCGCATCACCCAGAAGGCTGAAATTATTACGGGTTAAG belongs to Gloeothece citriformis PCC 7424 and includes:
- a CDS encoding glycosyltransferase; the protein is MPQNYWTDNDPDQDFDPISSLLSEWTDPEDEEEEFRSDFFQGLSGRRRKAALMLMMIWGVTIGLHLVTWGTWVVMAITGMIVIHALRLITATPEPTPEPLSDEALKDAPFISLLVAAKNEEAVISNLVNLLCNLNYPTNKYEVWIIDDYSTDKTPQILDNLAKQYSQLNVVHRPANAGGGKSGALNEVLPLTQGEIIGVFDADARISPDLLRSVVPLFENPEMGAVQVRKAIANASENFWTKGQMAEMALDSYFQQKRIAIGGIGELRGNGQFVRRTALERCGKWNEQTITDDLDLTIRLHLDNWKIGFLVDPDVEEEGVTNAIALWHQRNRWAEGGYQRYLDYWRLILSPRMGLKKKVDMITFIMIQYLLPSAAIPDFVMMLTRDRLPIFSPASSIVISLSCWGMYSGLKRIRKGEALSFTDLLAVGWQTLRGTLYMMHWFIIIPSVTARMSIRPKRLKWVKTVHQGTGEESFEF